Proteins co-encoded in one Medicago truncatula cultivar Jemalong A17 chromosome 8, MtrunA17r5.0-ANR, whole genome shotgun sequence genomic window:
- the LOC120577476 gene encoding phosphopantothenoylcysteine decarboxylase subunit VHS3-like — MGKERPGRLHCYGSAVTKTSLKRMVEINALKQTHSQESIEHLLGLSHGDANSSPKDSRAQMHSSTSIHTPCPEEQGINEDVVQDDIDEVFQEEDVDDELLEDNIDDEFQEDDVDDEFQEDDEFQEDGLDDEIQEDAIGDEFEVDDLDDELQDKLE; from the exons ATGGGAAAGGAGCGTCCCGGCAGGTTACATTGTTATGGGAGCGCCGTAACTAAAACTTCCTTAAAGCGAATGGTTGAGATTAATGCTTTGAAACAGACACATAGTCAAGAG TCAATAGAACATTTGCTAGGATTATCTCATGGAGATGCTAATAGTTCCCCAAAGGATAGTAGAGCACAAATGCATTCCTCTACATCAATTCATACTCCATGTCCTGAAGAG CAAGGTATCAATGAAGATGTTGTACAAGATGACATAGATGAGGTATTTCAAGAGGAAGACGTAGATGATGAACTTCTTGAGGACAACATAGATGATGAATTTCAAGAGGATGATGTAGATGATGAATTTCAAGAGGATGATGAATTTCAAGAGGATGGCCTAGATGATGAAATTCAAGAGGATGCCATCGGTGATGAATTTGAAGTGGACGATTTAGATGATGAATTACAAGATAAACTTGAATGA
- the LOC25502437 gene encoding probable GMP synthase [glutamine-hydrolyzing], whose protein sequence is MCSSKAKVGIESKTTATATSPVAKINGRPVLQPTCNRVPNLERRNSIKKLPPKSLSLPSSPPLPTKTSSTPPLSPKLKSPRPPATKRVNETYLLNTSSEKIVIPRNSTKISTIKKSKSFKEGSTEASLSYSSNLITDSPGSIAGLRREQMALQNAQRKMKIAHYGRSKSAKFESVSIPLDSSNNLISKTSEEEEKRCSFITPNSDPIYIAYHDEEWGVPVHDDKMLFELLVLSGAQVGSDWTSILKKRQDFRTAFSEFHAATLANLTDKQMLSISLEYGIDISRVRGVVDNANRILEVNKDFGSFDKYIWGFVNHKPISTQYKFGHKIPVKTSKSESISKDMIRRGFRFVGPTVVHSFMQAAGLTNDHLITCHSHLKCTLLSC, encoded by the exons ATGTGCAGCTCCAAGGCCAAAGTAGGCATAGAAAGCAAAACCACAGCCACAGCTACATCACCTGTTGCCAAAATCAATGGAAGACCTGTTCTTCAACCAACTTGTAACAGAGTGCCAAATCTtgaaagaagaaattcaatCAAGAAATTACCACCAAAATCACTTTCACTACCATCATCACCACCACTTCCAACCAAAACTTCATCAACACCACCACTTTCTCCAAAGCTAAAGTCACCAAGACCACCAGCAACAAAGAGAGTCAATGAAACTTATCTCTTGAACACAAGTTCTGAAAAGATTGTAATACCAAGAAACTCAACAAAGATTTCAACTATAAAAAAGTCAAAGAGCTTTAAAGAAGGTTCTACTGAGGCATCATTGAGTTACTCTTCAAATTTGATCACTGATTCACCAGGGAGTATTGCTGGCTTGAGGAGAGAACAGATGGCATTGCAGAATGCTCAGAGGAAAATGAAGATTGCTCATTATGGAAGATCAAAGTCTGCAAAATTTGAAAGTGTTTCTATTCCTCTTGATTCTTCAAACAATCTTATTTCAAAAACAAGTGAGGAGGAGGAGAAAAGATGTAGCTTTATTACACCTAATTCAG atcCCATCTATATTGCTTATCATGATGAGGAATGGGGAGTTCCAGTTCATGATGACAA GATGTTGTTTGAACTTCTAGTTTTAAGTGGTGCTCAAGTTGGATCTGATTGGACCTCAATCTTGAAGAAACGTCAAGATTTCAG gACTGCATTTTCAGAATTTCATGCAGCAACATTGGCCAACTTAACTGATAAACAAATGTTGTCTATTAGTTTGGAATATGGGATTGATATAAGCAGAGTTCGAGGAGTTGTTGATAATGCTAATCGAATTTTAGAG GTTAACAAGGACTTTGGTTCATTTGACAAATACATATGGGGTTTTGTGAATCATAAACCTATTTCCACACAATACAAGTTTGGCCATAAGATTCCAGTGAAGACATCAAAATCAGAGAGCATAAGCAAAGACATGATCAGAAGAGGTTTTAGGTTTGTAGGCCCCACAGTGGTACATTCGTTTATGCAAGCAGCTGGTCTCACCAATGACCACTTAATCACTTGCCACAGCCACTTGAAATGCACATTATTGTCATGCTGA
- the LOC25502436 gene encoding serine/threonine-protein kinase RHS3, whose translation MPDLPNDMSDNSLSEEAPKTDQSCANDHTENDDTKQENNQEAIDGFTNQNNAKKPTSSPRPQKLESLMRNFSEFSTTPRPSPRMISRSGPNSRSGSLESTSAPIFKPHTGDDVRWDAINMVSRGSSSNLNFGHFRLVKRVGYGDIGSVYLVELKGTGTFYAMKLMDKASLASRNKLLRAHTEREILGLLDHPFLPTLYSYFENEKYYCLVMEFCSCGSLHNLRMKQPNKHFTENAARFYCSEILLAMEYLHMLGIVYRDLKPENVLVRDNGHIMLSDFDLSLRCSVSPTLVKSSSAHITTTTTTTSIAILDDEHAVQGCMQPSNFFFPRILPYKRNRKSKSDFGLMVGGRLPELMAEPTNVRSMSFVGTHEYLAPEIVRGEGHGSAVDWWTFGIFLYELLYGTTPFKGNGNRATLFNVVGQPLRFPDHPSASPVARDLIRGLLVKEPHKRIAYKRGATEIKQHPFFEGVNWALIRSSTPPIIPETFDFSQYVSKETVVAAADNKKIVDIVSDKNSKMQHDSSYEDFEYF comes from the exons ATGCCTGATTTACCTAATGAT ATGAGTGACAACAGCTTATCTGAAGAAGCTCCCAAAACAGATCAAAGTTGTGCAAATGATCATACAGAAAATGATGATACTAAACAAGAGAACAATCAAGAAGCAATAGATGGTTTCACAAATCAAAACAATGCAAAGAAACCAACATCATCACCAAGGCCACAAAAATTAGAATCATTAATGAGAAATTTCTCTGAATTTTCCACAACTCCAAGACCAAGTCCAAGAATGATTTCAAGGAGTGGACCGAATTCACGTAGCGGTAGTCTAGAAAGCACAAGTGCACCAATATTTAAGCCTCATACAGGAGATGATGTGAGATGGGATGCAATCAACATGGTTTCAAGAGGTTCAAGTTCAAATCTTAACTTTGGTCATTTTCGGCTTGTGAAGCGTGTTGGTTACGGTGACATTGGAAGTGTGTATCTTGTTGAACTTAAAGGGACAGGAACATTCTATGCTATGAAATTAATGGATAAGGCTTCACTTGCTAGCAGAAATAAGCTTCTTAGAGCACATACTGAAAGGGAGATTCTTGGACTTCTTGATCACCCTTTCTTGCCAACTTTGTATTcctattttgaaaatgagaagTATTATTGTTTGGTCATGGAGTTTTGTAGTTGTGGTAGTTTGCATAACCTCCGAATGAAGCAACCCAACAAGCATTTCACTGAAAATGCTGCAAG GTTTTATTGTTCAGAGATTCTATTAGCAATGGAATACCTCCACATGTTAGGAATAGTATACAGAGACTTAAAACCAGAAAATGTCCTAGTCCGAGACAATGGCCACATAATGCTATCAGATTTCGACTTATCCCTCCGTTGTTCCGTTAGCCCCACCCTCGTCAAATCCTCCTCTGCACACAtaacaaccaccaccaccaccacatcCATTGCAATCCTGGACGACGAACATGCAGTACAGGGCTGCATGCAAccatcaaatttcttcttcccaAGAATCCTCCCATACAAAAGAAAccgaaaatcaaaatcagattTCGGTCTCATGGTAGGTGGCCGTCTTCCAGAATTAATGGCAGAACCAACTAATGTCCGATCAATGTCATTCGTTGGAACACATGAGTATCTTGCTCCAGAAATCGTGCGTGGTGAAGGACACGGTAGTGCTGTTGATTGGTGGACTTTTGGCATATTTTTATACGAGCTTTTATACGGAACAACACCGTTTAAAGGTAATGGAAACCGAGCAACGCTTTTTAATGTTGTAGGGCAGCCTTTAAGGTTTCCTGACCATCCTTCCGCTAGTCCGGTAGCGAGGGATCTTATTAGAGGGTTGTTGGTTAAAGAGCCTCATAAGAGAATTGCTTATAAAAGAGGTGCTACTGAGATTAAACAACATCCATTTTTCGAAGGTGTTAATTGGGCTTTGATTCGAAGTTCTACTCCTCCGATTATACCTGAAACGTTCGATTTTAGTCAGTATGTTAGTAAGGAAACTGTTGTGGCTGCTGCTGATAATAAGAAGATTGTTGATATTGTTAGTGATAAAAATAGTAAGATGCAGCATGATTCTTCTTATGAAGATTTTGAGTATTTTTAG